One part of the Xylanimonas allomyrinae genome encodes these proteins:
- a CDS encoding sodium:proton antiporter codes for MSVPDLSWLDGANVAVILFCIGLAGLVLRKNMMISVISLSVMSTAVILAFVTLGSSPAHEAPMTAQTVAGAADPVPQALMITTVVIGVAVQTVCLVLILNHYREHKTLDWDEAKAIREGGAQTGPSQG; via the coding sequence GTGAGCGTGCCCGACCTGTCGTGGCTCGACGGCGCGAACGTCGCCGTGATCCTGTTCTGCATCGGCCTGGCCGGGCTGGTGCTGCGCAAGAACATGATGATCTCCGTCATCTCGCTGTCGGTGATGAGCACCGCCGTCATCCTCGCGTTCGTCACGCTCGGCTCCAGCCCGGCGCACGAGGCGCCCATGACCGCCCAGACGGTCGCCGGGGCCGCCGACCCCGTGCCGCAGGCGCTCATGATCACCACGGTCGTCATCGGCGTCGCCGTGCAGACCGTGTGCCTGGTGCTGATCCTCAACCACTACCGCGAGCACAAGACCCTCGACTGGGACGAGGCCAAGGCCATCCGCGAGGGCGGGGCGCAGACGGGCCCGAGCCAGGGCTGA